From the genome of Solanum pennellii chromosome 6, SPENNV200:
CCTCATCTTCTACCTTGGAAACTATAGCCACTAAAAAATTCATGTTCTCGCAAATATACTTCAAATCACTTTCATTAAATCTTACACCTCTAAAATTCTTTGTCAACCATTTCACTAAAGGAAACTCACTCTAACTTAATTAGAGGTGAGTTTCCTTTGGTGAAATGGCTGATAAAGGATTTTAAAGGTGTAAGATTTAATGAAAgtgatttgaaatatatattcgAAAACATGGATCCTTTAGTGGCTATAGTCGCCGATGTAGAAGATGAGGTCATGATTCCTATTTTGGATCAAGACACAAGAGTTAATCATTTGTTCATGTTGCACAGGgacattgatgaaatttttggaCTCTATGATGATTGAATTGAACAAGTTGTTATTCGACGAGGATTTGAGGGAAAAGAACTAATTGGTTTTTATGTCAACGGACTGAATTTGAACTTGACATTTTCAGTGATTGAGACAACAAATAATATAAgagaaagttgaaaaaaaaatcttaatgtTCTTGCATTTTCATTGCAGTTATTCTTAGCATTCAAAATCGTGCAAACATTATTCAAATCACTATTTCACTTTATGTCTTATGTCTAATCGAAAATCATTTCACTTTCTTAATACTTATTGATATTGAAAATCGCGTCAAATTCCATTGAATATCGAAGTTGTTACAAAAATAACCTACTGTACCTTTTGTGTTGACCATCAAATGATCTTTTTGTAGCTCCATTTGAAAGTATAACTTAAGATTTCATTTATTATATGACacaataaatgatttttttatagttaACATAAACTTTTCcttatatattttctcataaaattaattaaagagaagaaaaaaaaacttaatccCAATGTTAATCATCATTCCAAAAGGATTATGCATTTgccatgaaaaaaaaaacaagtgtaGAATCACATAGACATAAAAAATGAGGTAAAACAAAGAAATAGTAACATAAAATTTGTAGAATTTTTGTCTAATGAATGTTGTTTGGAAAAATTCTCATGATTTGTCTTATTGCAAAAACACTTTTTTCTCTTCAActtcttataaattttatagaGTTTGATTTGTCTTCAtcaacttctacaaggaaaggaattacaaatccttttccttcttgaacatgtctatatttacttctttgACTTACATTGTAAGTTCTTTatgtctttcctttttttttacttgaattgttacttctcataaaatttattaaagagAAAATGTTAGAACATTAAGATTTTCTACTCAGAACTTTCTCTTATATTATAAGTTATCTCAATTAATGAAAAAGCCAAGTTCACGTTCAGCCAATtgacataaaaatcaattagttcttttctttcaaatccTCATCGTAACAACTTgttcaatccaataatcataGAAGCTAAAaattccatcaatgtccctatGCAACATGAGCAAATGGTTAACTCTTGTTTCTTGATCCTAAAAAGAATTCCTGACCTCATCTTCTACCTTGGAAACTATAGCCACTAAAAAATTCATGTTCTCGCGAATGTACTTCAAATCACTTTCATTAAATCTTACACCTCTAAAATTCTTTGTCAACCATTTCACCAAAGGAAACTCACTCTAACTTAATTAGAGGTGAGTTTCCTTTGGTGAAATGGCTAATAAAGGATTTTAAAGGTGTAAGATTTAATGAAAgtgatttgaaatatatattcgAAAACATGGATCCTTTTGTGGCTATAGTCGCCGATGTAGAAGATGAGGTCATGATTCCTATTTGGGATCAGTTCATATTGCatagggacattgatggaattTTGGATTCTACGATGATTGGATTGAACAAGTTATTATTCGACGAGGATTTGAGGGAAAAGAACCAATTGGTTTTTGTGTCAAAGGACGGAATTTGAACTTGACATTTTCAGTGATTGAgacaacaaataatataaaaaaaagttatgagTAGAAAATCTCAATGTTCTTACACTTACATTGCAATTATTATACTtccaaatatatgtataataaaaatttgatatcaACAATATATCTTGAGAGATAACAtgcaattataaaatatttcctTTAATATATTCTTAACATTCAAATTGTGCAAATATTATTCAAATCACTATTTCACTTTGTCTTATGTCTAGTCGAAAATCATCTCACTTCCtttatacttatttatattgaaaatcaCGTCAAATTCTGTTGAATTATCGAATTTGTTACAAAAATAACCTCACTTTACCTTCTGGCTCTAAAATCTCCCCCAACATCAATGTATTGGCCATCTAATGATCTTCTTTTTGTGACCCCATTTGAAAGTATAACTTAAGATTTCATTTATGATATGACacaataaatgatttttttgtagttaacataaaattttccttatacattttttcataaaattaatcaaagaggaaaaaaaaatttaatcccaATGCTAATCATCATTCCAAAAGGTGCCTTTTgccatgaaaaaaaaaacatgtacagaatcacatagacataaaaaaattggggaaaaacaaagaaatactCCCCGTCCAgaaatgtttgtcatgttgtgcttatcgaaagtcaatttaattaattttcttcaaagataaattagatcacattaattcgatattttaaacaaaaaattaatattctaaaattattgaaaagtactataaattacaattttcatattaatatgataaaaaaatgcattttaaaatgttagtcaaaatttttataatttgaatctAAAAacagaaaccatgacaaacaataacGGACTGAGGGAGTAGTAACATAAAATGAGTAAAATTTTACTATGTGTCTGTTGAATGTTTTTTTGGTTCCATTTAAGCTCTCAGGCGTTGTTCACATCGAACAAACgacttttaaaagggaaaagagagtcgccacctaatttaaggaaaacaaaaaactaTTTAATAGTCTACGAAATCATTAGATTCTAGGCAAGGGGCTCAAGTAATTTCGAAGGGAATGTGTTAGGTATCCTTCAAAATCCAAAATTatgggaggccttggaaatTGACAATAATTTCTTCCTCGGCCAATTTCAACCAACAACgtatacaaaattaaatcaaattttcatcttttaaaatGGGAAGATCTCCAAAATCGACGGAAAGATTTTCTCATTGGCATATTTTAACATGTAACtaattaatatcataataaagcTAACAACAAGAATATCACATAACTCACTTCAAAAAGAATAAGTAAAAActcataaaaatcaaaaattttcaaattagtCCACTAATAATATAACATCAATACAAGGGACACAACAATTAATGAAACATCAATAAACAATGAGCAAATGGAAAAGCCATTAATAGAAAAATGaggaaaactaaaataaaaataaagaaaccaATAAACACAATGAccaatacatattaatatacaaattttaaatccaaaaacattaaaaaaaaaagtgacacAAATGAACAAAGGAAAGGCATTCTATCCTTTCTAATAAGGATAAAAAAGAACTAATACCAAttagttaataattattaactaccaagaattaaaagaattgaacacaaacaaattataaagttttaactatgaatatgaaattaccCATTAATATAACTAAGTGAACATcacaaataacaaaacaaaagagATAAAGAGGGAAAGAATTAAATTACTTAATGTTAAACAacccacaaattttaaaaaatgaaaatatagattAATACTAATCAAcattaagaacaaaaataaagggTCCAGTTTGAGTTCTCACCATTGTTGAGCATTGTAGAGTTGTTGTTGTAGTGTGGCTGTTGTCCACCGGAGTTTGCAGTGTGATGGGATTCGTTGGTCACTGAATGTAGCATCGCAGCAGTTGGATGGAGCTGGTTGTAGTTTGTTGTTCACCGATTCATCGAGCCTGAAGCTCATCGCGGTGGAGATCTGGTGGTCCTGCTCTTGTTCGCTGGAACTTAGCTTGCTGGAGTTAATGGTGAAGACACATGTAtgcaaacaaaaaaattgaaaaagggaAAGGGGAAAGGACTGTCTGTGTTGTTAAGCTCCGGTTCATCGAGCTTTAAGCTCCTCGCCGGATCTACTGCAGGAAAACGGGAAAAGAAAGGGGTTTGGGATCTGGTTTATTGATGGGTTTTGGTGGCTTTCTGATGGGTCTTGGTCGTGGCGCTCCGACCTGGATCTGGTGGTTGGAGCAAGGGTGGTTTCGGGTGGTTGTTCGGAGCTTTGGGTTGAGGGTCGAAGGCTGGTTGTTTGCTGGCCAAATCTCCGGCGTGGAGGAGAGGGGTTTTGAAGGTAGGTTTCGCCGGATTCCAGCGTAGAGGAAGAGAGAAGAAGCAATGAGGTTTGTTCTACTTGAAGTTCGCTGCGAGCTCAGAGGTTGTTGGCAGCAGCGTGGTGGTGGACTGGATGTTTCAGGCGGCTATTTTGTGGGCTGGAGACGAAAGGAAAATGGAGAAAACGGGTTGTTCAATTTACTGGTTGTTTCAGTGAGGGAGAGATCAGCGATTCTCGGTGGTTGTTTGACTGTGGAGGAGAAGGAAAATGGAAGGTTGAGTAGCGGCTGCCTTtgtgccaaaaaaaaaaacagagaggAGAACTTTTTAGGGTTTTTCTATTTGGAAATAGTTCCTctcaatgtaaaaaaaaataatcatttaccACTATCTTATTTCTTAAcctaataaaacttaaatagaATTTATGTAATGGGCTCAAATTTTATGGGCTTAAGACTTGTGGTCCAAAATTATTGATCAACTGCTTATGCAAATTTTATTcgtatttgaaataaattttgtaaaatgtgttaaatattaacataaatattaacaaatgtaacaaataaaataaacattaaaaaatataaaatatgtaactaatgacatgtaaaaatacaattttaaaattaacaaataaaaaatcttaattttttgataaataaagatagttattgataaacttatttaaaattataaaaaatcgttttaaactattaaataaataaaaactaaaaattgcaaaatttgaaaatgttaTACCAAAATTAGGTGTCAACAACGGCGCATTTTTAGTTGGACAAATAGAGTGGAGATATTGATTATGTGCGTCATATTTTTTGCTCTATAACAGATTGTCTTAGTTGCTTCGAAAATTCTCTTTTCTTGTCCAAAAAAAAGATGTTATAGCAGCTATAGTGTGTCTATTGGTATAACACTAAAGTACAAAACAACAAACTTAAATAGAATACTTGGTATGCACCACTGGATATGCTTCTGCTATGTAAGAAGAATTTATTATGAAACATAAGCATGTTAGTTTTAAAGTAGACGAGAACTTGATTTTGCtgattatgatttagctttttGTATCTGATGATATTTTGtctcaacatatttcatatgGTTTATATGATAATCTTAATTCCGTGCAAAAAAAGAATCTGAATGGGGCACTTTGATAACATCTAGATTCACTTAAGTTGAATATTCAGGAGTCCGTCACAATCTAAATTTCTtgtattttctatatgaacttgaaaaaaaaaatttatgaaatttacaGTGATACATGTTTTGGAAAAGCAATTATGACTTGTTATTAGTGTAACAATGTTGACGTGCATCGGTACGTTCTCTCTccatttctctctctctttttatcATGAAAAGGTGAACAAATAGTTAGGAAAACTGAAAGTCATGGCTCTCTGATCCATACTTGCTCCATCGCTTACGTTCTTTGTAAACCACTAACATTGTCTCAATACCAAACCCTTTTTTTTGGTTGACTTGACATTTCTAATAGAGAAGTTGATCTTTTTACCTCTTGAAGGAAATTACTAGTTAGATTATCAACTTTGCTTTCCTCTTTTGGAATCTGTTTTTCATGTTGTGGGATTAAATTCTCATAAATGCTGCATGTATCTTTTATGCATGTATAGTCTTCTTCCTGTGTTAAAAAAAATCTGTTGTGCCCTTCCTTTTAGATATTGCATGCTGGACTATTATGTTGATGCACTAGTGGATTGGAGTTGTGAAGAATGTGATATTGGTGAAGGGATAATGTCTCTTCATCATATGGACTAgaaaatgtgcattttgagGGACCAAGTTTCATGCCTCTAAAAGGATTTGCCAGAGTTCTGTGCAACCAATGAAACATAGTAAGTTTCGCGGTAGACATCGTATTAACTGGGAAAAGGAGGTACAGACCGGGAAAATAAGATATCTACCTGTTAAAGAAGCACTTCGTATGTCATCAAATATCAAGAAATATGGATCTTCGGTGATAAATATTGTCTCCTCAAGAGTTGTGTCAAACCCATGACAACTGTGACTCGAGGGATTTTTAGCAAGCCTAGAGCTCAAATTTGAAACTCTTTTCTTGAGAAGAGCACGGTTCGGCGGACTTTGGGATTAACAGGATATACAAAACTTCACAATCTTCAAATTGCCAAAAACACTAAACAGAGCAAAAAAAGGGTACAATTATCTTAAGGTTAAGTGATCACCACCATCTTTTGTATCGATTACTTGATTTGATTTTTCCTCTTCTTATACCTTTATTGTTCAGAAATTTCATTTTCTACATATACTGcaaatagttttttttagatGTTGAGATATCTATCGTTGATATTATCTTTCAATATGATTTTCGTAGCAAAATTTATTTACTTCTTTACTTCTATCCAATTGGTGttgcctatttttttttaaggtcTGGGTGATTCTACCAATATGGAGCATAGAAGTCTCAGTTATGTGAATGAGAGTCGAATGATGAATTAATCTATGACACACCCCGTGATCCTATTCTAATTCCTTCATGGAAGTAAGTACCTTCATTGTGTACAattattacaaatttaaattcaactCATGTCTGTTTTTGGATGGTCCATCTTTGCTAGTTTTCAGCTGATTGATTAACCTCTTCTTTGTTGATAAGTACGGaaacatatataatacattttttcaaTAACATAATGTTGGTCCCCTCAAGAGATGGCCTTGTGGTTAAGGCATAAGAGTAACAACTTGGACATTCTAGGTTAGAATCCCAGCTACAACAACGGTGCACCCATCTGATCTAGCCTTACAGGGCAGTATTACCTAATCGATATGTGCTTATGGGATGTACAAGTTGCCCAAATTAGTTGGGGTACATGCAAGCTGGTATGGACACCATTAgtataactaaaataatgagtAGGACATTGAACAATATATGACATAATGACAATCTCAATGTGTATTGCTTAGTCAGATGATAGTTGATCTAATTTCTCTTCCTCTTTACATTTCAGAGGAAGTTTTGACATCTTCGATACTTTGGAATTTGTACCTGGGATATAGTTGTATCCAAACCTATCCTCCTTCCAGAGTTAGATATAAGGTGTATGAGTTCTTAGGTCTTTTGCCTAACACTCTTAAATTTGAACTTGTTCCCCATGGGCATATTTAGAAAAGTCTATTCAACAATCATATTCCGAGTAAAGAAGATATAGGACTGTATGTTTTTGCAAGTGAGAAAGAAAGGTTAGTTTTCTTTATATATCTATCCATAATGGGGTAAGGGTTGCAAAGTGGAAGTGCCCCTTTGCCCACGAATGTTTTTACTAGAAATTGATTTTCCTTTCCCATTACATGCAAGTCTGAGAGATATATTGCTTTGGTAGAGTTCACGTAGCAAAGATTTGGTTATGAGAGCACTTATAAATGATGTAAAAGTTGCTTATACATGCATCCACAACTTTGTGCAGCGATTCTCAAAATACGTCGATAATCTCTATATTCTTTTCTCATTTTCAATGAACTTTTTAGGTAATACATTTACCTATATATCCAAAAGATTATGTCATTTTAAAGTGGGGATACTTGTttggttttattattattattttatttatttaattccttttctattttttttctttttccattaaTATTAGcaataaaataatcctttattaaatatgtaaatCATGTTACTCACTCTTataaatcttaaattatttataaaatctactaaaatggttaatatagaaataatggCTAAAATTCTTAAAATGGCTAAGTGGGTCATTACAATTTTTATTGTCTATGTGATTCtgcacttatttttttttcatggcAAAAGGCATAATCTTTTAGGAATGATGATTAGCATTGGGATtaagtttttttctctttaattttatgaGAAATATATAAGGAAAAGTTGTAAATATGGAGTATTTAATTTAACTAAAGATGTGTTTCATTTAAATCTACTTTATTGCAGAATGTTTTGgatttctgattctagtttgaGTTTTAATTATAGAATATCTAGAAAAAATTTGTTATAAAAAGTGATAATTGTCATTTCATCGATTTGATTTTTTGCAATATATCCTTATTGTTCGAAGGATAGAAAAGGTTTGATACTTATTAAGATGCATAAATAGatgtataaaataatttggATTAATACTCTATTAAATATCTTGATAGACAAAGTTCAATttagattataaaaaaaagtgttcAACTCTTAAAATAAAGGATAATGAAACTCCAAATCATTAGCTCCGCTCTTTCCTATCCTCTCTCTCAAGTGTTCAATGGAGACGTGATAGCAACCATGGACGAAATATCAAAAGCCTGGGTATGAATTTCATTGCAAGAGTTATGTGGAAGGAGGTCTTTATTATCAAGTGCAACAGCCGCAAGAACACCTATTGCTATTGATAAAGCAACACAAGATTCTCTCTGTTTGTGTTATTGCAAAAACACTTTTTTTCCCTTCAACTTATTGTACCTTTTATAGAGTTTGACTTGCCTTCATCAACCTCTACGAGAAAAggaattataaatcattttccttcttgaacttgtctatatttatttctttccttatttaatttgaattgtaagttctttcctttttttacttgaattgatacttttttatttctcataaagttaataaaagagaaaatgtaagaacatTAAGATTTTCCACTCAGAACTTTCTCTTATATTATCTGTTGTCTCAATCACTCAACATGTCAAGTTCACATTCAGCCGATTGACATAAAAACCAATTAGTTCTTTTCTCTCAAATCCTCGTCGTAACAACTTGTTCAATCCAATCACCATAGAATCCAAAAACTCCATCAATGTCCCTATGCAACATGAGCAAATGGTTAACTCTTGTGTCCTGATCCCAAATAGGAATCCCGACTTAATCTTCTACCTCGGCCACTATTGCCACTAAAGGATCCATGTTCTCGAAGATGTACTCCCAATCACTTTCATTAAATCTTACGCCTCTTAAATCTTTTGTCAGCCATTTCACCAAAGGAAACTCGATCTCGTATCATCTCTGNAAGTTCAATTGTACGATCAACGGTAGAATAAACATGTAACTGCTTCAATGTTTGTGTAGCCTCTAATTGTATAAGTGTTCGTCTACAAACCCTAGTTCTCGGATACCACTTATGAACATGATAGGTACATAGAAGTGAAAGGTAACGAATCTCATAAAACATTGGGCAATTCATTAAGTGAAAAGTTAACAAAAAGATTGATAGCGCCATAAAAAAAAGCTATGGGAAGCTACATTGGAAgtcatacaaaataaaacatgacATGAGTATGGTATCTATGGGACTTCTAATTCACACATGAGAGAAGGCCCTTACTATacccaaaaacataaaaaactatCACTTCATAAGCAAAAGTGTCTCAACGATAAATAAGCCTCACCACAAGCCAATGGAATGAGTGGAGTGCCTTGTGAGAATTAGTGCCACTCTGAGAGTCCATACGTGTATCACAAAAAGATGCAGTACCTTGACAAAAGAGAAGTGATTACATGTAAAATAGTACTCACATGATGAGCTGAACCCAAATATAAGAGAACGTAAGTTGTACTAGCACCAACTTATTGCTATACTAGAGTACAAACAGCAAACAAATTTCTTGTCATGTATATTTACAATGGCAGCAAGAAAATCTGTGTTGTACCATTAACTTTTACTATTCTTTACCTCCTTAAAGTGCTTCTTTAGGAGAACTGGAGGTGTTTCCGTCATAATACTTGGAATGCGGTGGATATGAGTTGCTGCAGAAGGAGGgatttattacatatataagCATCTAAGCTAAATAAAGGATGAAAACATGATTTTTCTGATTATGATCTACCTTTGTGTAATTGTTGACATTTTGTTTCCTCattcttcattttgttcatatggtaatgttgattttgaatttcttgTCTTTTCTTATGAACTTGCAggaaaaaatttgtaaaatttgtGGTGATATAGGTTCTCAAGAAGCAATTGTTACCTGCTATAAGTGTAAAAATGTTGACGTGCACCAGTAAGTTCTCTCTCGATTTTTAGCATGAAAAGACAGTCAGGTGAGCTGATTGTAAACCTCAAACATTGTCCCAATCCCAGAtccattctttttttattgaCTTGTCATTTCTAAGGGAGAAGTTGTTTTTCACACAAGGGGGTGCTCCTCTTGAAGCAAATTGCGAGTTCGATTATAAGCTTTTGCTCCCCTTTTTTAAGCTTATATAGGGATGAAAAGTGGAAAAGAACTAAAAGCCTCAATGGAAGTTATATTACCTAGTAGGGAGTGTAAGGAGCTCTTCGAGTTGTTTAATCTTTCTGGCGTTCGGATCCTAATAGTATTGGGTTCCACCTAAAGGATACATCGATTCTTTCATTAGAATGTTGTGGCATTTAATTCTATTAAGTTAAATAGGTTctcttcttatttttaaaaaattatgcttTTCTCTTCCTTTCAGATTTTGTGTGTCGGGCTACTATGTTGATGCACCAGTGGATTGGTGTTGTGAAAaatgtgataatgacaaatgGATAATATCTGTATCACATGGACTAGAAAATGTGCAATCCGAGGGATCATCAGCAAAGATTTGCCCGAGTACTGTGCATTCAAATGAGTTTCCTCGTGGGAATAGGAATCGCATTAACTGGGAAAATGAGGTAAAGGCAGGGAAAGCCAGATATCTGCCTGTTGAAGACGCACTTGGTTTGCAATCAGGCATGGAGAAATATGAATCACCACTGGTAACTACTTTGCCCTCAAGAGTGGTGTCAACCGAATCCATGGCGATCGTGACTCAAGATCATTTTAGCAATCCTAgagttcaaatttcaaattcttttccTAAGAAGAGCGCAATGCAAGTAGTTGGAGGTTGAGTGTTCACCAAcatattttgaattcattaattGGTTTAATTTGTCCTCTTTTTATACCTCTAGGctttagaaatttcatttcctATCATTTACTTTTGTACTTTCATCCAATTGATGTAGCTTATTTTTTAGGTGCGGCTGGTTCTACTATTATGGAGCAAAGGAGTCCAAATTCATCTACAATACACCCTTATGATCCTGCTTTAGTTCCTTCCTGGAAGTAAGTACCCTACATGAATGCCATTAATTTCTAACATAGTTTAACACAGGGTAACTGAGCTccaaaaagttcaaattcaGCAAGTTAGTCATGTGCATATTTCTCCCTGGTTACCTTGTGACCTTTTTTATGGCAGAAAGTTAGTCTTTCGCATATGAGTTTAAGAAATTCCCGAGTGGAATGGAATGGTAACTATTTGGGGTGCAAGTAAGCTCTAGGAACGCCATtaatataataactaaaaaaatgaatagtaCATTGTATAATATATGCCTAACTATGGGAAAGAGTTCTACatactatatatttttgtgtcCTTGAAACTCGAATACGCCTTTCGTTATGCATATAAAAACAGAGAAGTTTCCCTTTGATCATTCTAcgtactatatatatatatagagagagagagaga
Proteins encoded in this window:
- the LOC107022396 gene encoding uncharacterized protein LOC107022396, whose protein sequence is MDEISKAWEKICKICGDIGSQEAIVTCYKCKNVDVHQFCVSGYYVDAPVDWCCEKCDNDKWIISVSHGLENVQSEGSSAKICPSTVHSNEFPRGNRNRINWENEVKAGKARYLPVEDALGLQSGMEKYESPLVTTLPSRVVSTESMAIVTQDHFSNPRVQISNSFPKKSAMQVVGGFRNFISYHLLLYFHPIDVAYFLGAAGSTIMEQRSPNSSTIHPYDPALVPSWKGNFDILGELELAPGYIQAHSPCRVRRKVYEFSGRLPDTLKLELVPRGDIWASLFSGYIPDKEDIGLYFFASERERSDRYIALVEFMHRKDLVLRTLINDVELIILTSTALCSDSQSWNSEHFLWGLFYRMGQDRDGCAEGGSNKVVDMEIDMIAGEDVGTLDIVLHSWL